aataatatataatgatcTTACTTCTCTGACGGAAAGAGGTGTGAGTGTGGCTTTACTTGccttatttgtatatttaggAGACTAAATTAAAGTTTACAAATCTGACAAAAAAGGGAAAACTTTGTCtacagtttaatttaaataatacgtAAATGTGTGTGTTCCCCGCTGGCTTCAACCTCAAGAATGATAAACAGGTAATTTGATcagtgattcactaaaaagaccCATTATTACAGTCATTACATAACTACAGACTACAGGGAATCTCAATATGAAACGGATGGGGCATTCTTTTACAGCCATTACCTTACATGTGCTCCTAATTTCAAGCGTAACATGAGGAAAACCTCTGTCAGCACTTTTATTCAGATGACTTTTGCAAACTGTTGAATTATTAAAGGTTATCGCCTAAtctaagagagagagagagagagaacagagaACAGAGAAGAGTTCTTTTGAAACTATTGTTCAGTCAAATAGAGCTTTTGCCCATACAAGGTCTCCGAATACATCCATCTTTTGTGTCGTGTTTATTTTGTGATGAAACCTCATATGTTTAAACAATCTACAATAGTAATCAGGTCATTCAAACATCTACGTCGGTTGAGGTCTGAATAAGTACACTGTGATGTGACTCAGAGGTCTTTCCTTAACGATATATTTACATCAACACTCCTGTTTCTGTTTGTGTTACCAGAGCTGCACCGGCGGAAGTGAAACTCCGATGCACCTACTGGGCGTGGCCAAAGGTGGGAGTTGACCAATGGAGAAGCAGGTTTAAAATAGAGCCGTATATAGGCGAGGTGAATGAAAGCTGAAGCGGAACCGTCAAACAGTTCACGTCACGGTGTTTGGTCAAAGAGCCAGGCGAGACAGGTAGGCGGGAAATAGTCATTCCactgaaaatgttgttttatagaGTTATTAagtcgtaaaaaaaattacagcatCTCTTTATAGTTAAACAGCACAGCATAATGGTCAACGTTTTGAAGACAGCTCTTCTGTGCTTCAGCATATTACACATTCAAAGAGGACTTTATTACTCATAAACTCTAAATATGAACAAAAGACGCGAAAATTTTCCATACAGTACATCTGCATAAAGCAATAATGTGTTCGAGATTAAATAAGGGTTTGAGTGAAGGTCAGTATTTTCAGACTCTGCAGCGCCTCTTACAGTGTTGTTCTTGAAGTGCAGTACATCACATCAGCgccataaaaataacaattggCATATTTTTCGACActttattcaaataatatgtgaataatatatttgtaataatatgaacattttatttttataatgaatgcaCGAACTCCTTAATATTTTCCCAGATTTTTCTTGTTTCCTGATATGatctgaaatgaaaacagaTTATACAGTTAACTCTTCACCTCAGATGTTAAGTAAACTGATATTATTTACGTAGATTGAACAGtagatttaaatttataaatcaaAGTGTTAAAGTGATTGATGTTTGATCTTGCTTACCTCTAAAGGGAAATCACATGAAGGCATTTATTCTTTCATCTTAAAGGCTTCAAATCTTTGGTTGGTAACGTCTTGAATGAGCACTGTGGAAGTACAAGTCCAAATTATGCACAAAATACTGTTATCAATATAAGGGATCTCAACTAAACAACAACAGGCTTGATAGGTTAATTCCATGTTATGTATTATAcatcagaaaatattttaaaaatataagaaaacaaTTAGAACAGCTCTGAAAATCGTTAACTCACTGTCAAGCACTTGTCTCGCTACATATCTCTGTTCTAAAGTATTGGTGACTTCTTCCATCAGCCAGGGTAGGAATCCAGTCTCTATATCTGGAGCAGAAATAATAAACTTTCATTCATTAGACAGCAGACTGAGAATGCATATATCATCAAGaccttttaaaatgaatttatacagattatttcacttttttcatGTTGGGACTTGCCTCTCTGCACAGGGTCATAGAAGTAGCCACAATCCTTTAGATTGGAATAGACTGAGGGCAACAAGTCAGACAGATACTGCTGAGCAAATGCTCTCGCAGCAATTTTATCTGCTGTCTCCTTCTCTTTTTCCAGCACTGCCTTCTGCTGCTTTATCCGGTTCTCCTGCATCAAGGaagcaatattaaaaatatattgaaatacaaGCACTGAAGGCAACCCTAGGTATTAGGACTTAATataaggcttaatataacataaatgatgtctctcaTTGAAATATGCagtaaagaaaaacaatataagtcttcactgatttcctagcgataagaagaggagaaaacaatgggaagatgcctgtggatgaataaaacttcctaaagacccttTGCTTTGTTTTCTCCTCTTTAGCTCTGATGCTTTTGatggcttttagtagaccacagctactgaaagagcttacaaactgcagagacaagaaactctagatgccatcctggcaggatgtaaacatgccgacacTTCGcagcagccactgaaggagtttctcagcgtggatttcatttgaagactccttgtggggaaaatcgatggtacggcatttggtttaagcctatgctTATATTCATCACCTCCTATAAGCTCTTTCAGTTGTTGTGCGcccgaaataatggcgccccgaAACTTCCAAATATGTAGGCTATAAaacaatgttgatttttttaatataacgtaaatctttcatgggttttctactacatatttcagtaagagatatcatttatgttatattaaaccatacaagtcttaatacctggggttccctttaaaacatcaagaaatgcattttagtaaaatttatttttcagtagaatttagttttttaaatgactttttaaatttagaatatatattGACAACAAGAGGTAATTACAGTATAGCGGGCAGGAAATCCAAATGTTCAGCCATTATTAATCAATttcaaatatggcttatcatttaaaattatgaatatGAATTGAGACAAAATggaatgtttttacttttaaaaatatacttgtctCAACAAGAGCAGTTAAGTGAACTTGACTGTGCTTGACACATCAAATATAatgatatttcaaatgaatattttagtttcttcttatttttgttatcCATAACATTCAGGTGTTTtctgtaatgtaatttaaaattgtacattatatgaaaataaacagattacattataaaaacattatagaaATAAACAGATATTGATGCTTTGTTTGACACTGATCTATGACCattataagtaatattttattataagttATACAGATATACAGTTATAAGTTATACAATTGTATGCCAGCATTGTATAAACGtaaaacccttaaaaaaaaataaataaaaaatcagacCACTACACACCTATCCATAAACTAATAATCCGTTCAACCTCCAGCAACTAAAAGGTACTTTTATATTCAGAGATGGTTTTGTGGCCTTTTCCCATAGTCTTCACCACTGACTATTATGACTTGCTATTTCTAGTGATTCTCACCTTCTCCACACGGAGGCGCCGTTCCCTCTCCTCCAGCCTCTGCACCTCCACCAGCTCAGCGTCACGGATCTCCTTGAATGCCTGCTGCTGAGCCCTCAGGTTGGCCAGCTCCTCCTCTTCCAGCACTTCCAGCAACGCCTGCTCGATTGTCTTGCCCACCAACACCTGCAGCACGGGCTGGACCTCCACATCAAAGTCAAACAGCTGCAGAAAAGACAAATGCAAGTCTTTCCACTGGGCAGATTTCGAGGTGTTAAAAGCAGTGTTTTTCCTAGAATTAATTATCTGCATGATTCATTtacagattttattaatttgattctAGAGTATAATGCACTGATTCACTTTACTAAAAGCAAGGTGATGAGCAGAGATGTAAGTGTGAGAACAGACACATAATGCATGCAAAAACAGACAATTGAGAGCATCCATAATGTACTTCTCCCTCTTCTATCTGTGTGGCCGCATCTCTTCCAGTTTTGGCTGGGATGAAGAGGGGAGTGGCTGGTTTGTCCAGGAACATGTCTGTTTGGCATTCCACATTAACGTCCTCAATGTGATCGCTCAGCTCTTCCAGATACATCTCTAAAATGAGAGATTTTAGCACTTGATTTCTGGGTTTATCACAGTGTTATCACATGGGAAGATGCATGTCCATTCTGAGATTTACActtacagtcatggccaaaaatatcggcacccttgcaattctgtcagaaaatacaacccttctctcagaaaattgttgcagttgcaaatgttttggtactcacatgtgtatttttatttttttgtttgcatttgaacaacacaaaaaatatagaagaaaagtcaaatctgatacaattccacacagaacccaaaaaatgcactggacaaaatcattggcacccttaacttaatatttggtagcaccccctttggaaaaaataacttaaatcaATTGCtccctgtaaccatgaatgagtttcttacacctctctgctggaattttggaccactcttcttttgcaaactgcttcaggtcattcagatttgaaggatgccttctcctaactgctgttttgagatctctccacaggtgttctgtgGGATTCatatctggactcattgctggccatttcagaactctccagcactttgtttgtaaccatttctgagtgcttttttaagtgtgtttccggtcattgtcctgctggaagacccatgacctctggtggagacgcagctttttgacactggccactacgttgcgccccaaaattctttggtaatcatcagatttcatgataccgttcacacagtcaaggcatccagtgccagaagcagcaaagcaaccccaaaacatctttgaacctccaccatgtttgactgtagggactgtgttcttttctttgaaggcctcatttctttttctgtaaacagagccatgatgtcctttaccaaaaagttctacttttgtctcatctgtccacagtataTTCTCCCAGAAAAGAAtagtggttttgtcacataagttttggcaaactctgatcttgtttttttatgcctttgtgtcagcagtggtgtcctcctgggtctcctaccatagcatcCCTTTTCATTCAAATGGCAATGGATAGTGAGAGCTGACACTGTTTTACCCTGTGTTAACAGGGTACAACAGTACCCTTGGATTTCTTTTGGaggttaatcagggttctttatccaccaatcgaacaatccttcgttgtaaattttcattaattttgctcttccactacagtgccatggggtataaacctcttgatgatattgcacacagtggacacaggaacattaagatctctggagatggacttgtagccttgagattgtccatgtttttccacaattttttctctcaaatccacatacaactctttacacttctttcttttcttcatgctcagtgtgacacacaacacaaaggttgagtcaacttttctccattttaactggttgcaagtttGATTACTATAATatccacacctgttacttgccacaggtgtgtctacatacaaattacaggagcatcacatgctagaaaagcaattatttcttacaattttgacaatgtGCCAGTAATTTTTTCCAGTCCGTTTTttagttctgtgtgaaattgtatcaagtttgtcttttcttctatgtttttttgtgtgttgttgcagtgcaaacaaaaacaataagcatgtgaataccaaaacatttgcaaatggAACAATTTTCTAAAAGAAGTGTTGcgttttctgacagaattgcaagtgtgccaatatttttggtcaTGACTGTATGTGCATGAAAAGGTTTTGTGTTGTGGTAGAAGGTTgcttataaaaatgttacacaATGAAAGTATGCCAAGGTTCTTTTGGGGAGCTTCTTGACACATTTTATTGATACACACAGAAGTTTAACTTTCGCTCTGACATGTGCTGCAGTGatgaaattttttttgtagGCCAACCTGGAAGTTAGCATCACCCTGGTTCACTTGACAAAAACCCGTTAGGATTTTTATGTTGGCATTTGGATAACTGAAGAAAGTAAGCTTTGTGACCAATAAAAGTATATGATTCTTACATATTTTGTTCATCATAATCTTCTGATTTTTAAAGCCTAAATACAATTTCcagaatttgaaagctaaaTGGAAGCTATAAACAAACTACATCATAATCATATGACTTAAACATCACCACAATTAAAACAACCAAACATTTTCCCTGAAGCGGACTACTAAGCAGATGATTCTTCCTGTTCTGTGTGATGACTTTTAACGACCCAGAAAACCTATTTGTAATCCTATTTAGCCACTTGTTAGCAATTGCCTAGTTAAAAACAAGTagaagcttttttaaaaatcacaagagGGGTATTACTGATGTAGTTT
This is a stretch of genomic DNA from Labeo rohita strain BAU-BD-2019 chromosome 20, IGBB_LRoh.1.0, whole genome shotgun sequence. It encodes these proteins:
- the rsph3 gene encoding radial spoke head protein 3 homolog — protein: MASSLQTQNETQSGVYTFSSRPRAVPNRPKYRQAAPLLNEEQSSYGNIMYDRRVVRGNTYAQHILPITSQPDPVEFLRQQEARKRALSRKRLKEQFGPKTPEPLDGRKNIDVQTEMYLEELSDHIEDVNVECQTDMFLDKPATPLFIPAKTGRDAATQIEEGELFDFDVEVQPVLQVLVGKTIEQALLEVLEEEELANLRAQQQAFKEIRDAELVEVQRLEERERRLRVEKENRIKQQKAVLEKEKETADKIAARAFAQQYLSDLLPSVYSNLKDCGYFYDPVQRDIETGFLPWLMEEVTNTLEQRYVARQVLDMLIQDVTNQRFEAFKMKE